In Tepidimicrobium xylanilyticum, one DNA window encodes the following:
- a CDS encoding F0F1 ATP synthase subunit epsilon, with the protein MGFMLEIVTPERAFFSDEVDMVIVRAVEGDLAVLKNRAPIITPLSIGKVRIKKDGKERVAAITSGYISVQKDKTIIVTDSAEWPEEIDVGRAEEAKLRAEERLKNKPEGLDIIRAENALRRALNRLEVAELKKFSDENIE; encoded by the coding sequence ATGGGTTTTATGCTTGAGATAGTCACTCCAGAAAGAGCTTTCTTTTCCGATGAAGTGGATATGGTCATCGTTAGGGCAGTTGAAGGGGATTTAGCCGTTTTAAAAAATAGGGCTCCAATAATTACTCCCCTTTCTATTGGTAAGGTAAGAATCAAAAAGGATGGAAAAGAGCGAGTAGCTGCAATTACAAGCGGTTATATATCAGTTCAAAAGGATAAGACCATTATAGTAACCGATTCGGCAGAATGGCCTGAAGAGATAGATGTAGGAAGGGCTGAAGAAGCAAAATTAAGAGCAGAAGAGCGTTTAAAGAACAAGCCTGAAGGATTGGATATAATTAGGGCTGAAAATGCCCTTAGACGAGCATTGAATAGGTTAGAAGTAGCAGAACTAAAAAAATTTAGCGATGAAAATATAGAATGA
- the atpD gene encoding F0F1 ATP synthase subunit beta yields MEKNIGKIVQVIGPVVDIRFDEEKLPRLLDAIEIYKGEERLVVEVAQHIGDDLVRCIAMGSTDGLVRGMEAIDTGDPISVPVGRETLGRLFNVLGEPIDGKDLNEDVRRMPIHRPAPSFEEQDTAREMFETGIKVVDLIAPYAKGGKIGLFGGAGVGKTVLIQELINNIATQHGGLSVFAGVGERTREGNDLYYEMIESGVIDKTALVFGQMNEPPGARMRVALSGLTMAEYFRDVEGQDVLLFIDNIFRFTQAGSEVSALLGRMPSAVGYQPTLATEMGQLQERITSTKKGSITSVQAVYVPADDLTDPAPATTFAHLDATTVLSRQIAELGIYPAVDPLDSTSRILDPAVVGQEHYEVARGVQEILQRYKELQDIIAILGIDELSDEDKLIVARARKIQRFLSQPFTVAEQFTGMKGTYVPVHETVRGFKEILEGKHDHIPEQAFFMVGTIDDALEKAKKLGV; encoded by the coding sequence ATGGAAAAGAACATAGGAAAAATCGTTCAGGTAATAGGTCCCGTTGTGGATATTCGATTTGATGAAGAAAAGTTGCCCAGATTACTGGATGCCATAGAGATATATAAGGGAGAAGAGAGGCTAGTAGTAGAAGTGGCTCAGCATATTGGGGATGACTTGGTAAGATGTATAGCAATGGGTTCAACCGATGGGCTTGTGAGAGGAATGGAAGCTATAGATACCGGTGATCCCATATCTGTTCCGGTAGGAAGAGAAACCTTAGGAAGGCTATTTAATGTTCTAGGAGAACCGATTGATGGTAAAGATTTGAATGAAGACGTGAGGAGAATGCCTATACATAGGCCAGCACCTTCCTTTGAAGAACAGGATACAGCCAGGGAAATGTTTGAAACTGGAATAAAGGTAGTAGACCTTATAGCTCCTTATGCTAAAGGTGGTAAGATTGGTCTGTTTGGCGGAGCAGGTGTAGGTAAGACTGTATTAATTCAGGAGCTTATTAATAATATAGCAACCCAACATGGAGGTCTTTCCGTATTTGCTGGAGTAGGAGAAAGAACAAGAGAAGGTAACGACCTTTATTATGAGATGATAGAATCGGGAGTTATAGATAAGACTGCCTTAGTGTTTGGACAGATGAATGAGCCGCCAGGAGCTAGGATGAGGGTGGCCCTTTCAGGGCTAACTATGGCAGAATATTTCAGAGATGTAGAAGGCCAAGACGTATTGCTATTTATAGACAATATATTTAGGTTTACCCAAGCTGGTTCGGAAGTATCTGCCCTATTGGGAAGAATGCCTTCTGCAGTAGGATATCAACCTACTTTGGCAACAGAGATGGGGCAACTTCAGGAGAGGATTACCTCTACTAAGAAGGGTTCTATTACCTCGGTGCAAGCTGTATACGTTCCTGCTGATGACTTAACAGACCCTGCACCAGCAACAACCTTTGCTCACCTGGATGCAACAACTGTATTATCAAGGCAAATTGCAGAACTTGGTATATATCCTGCAGTGGATCCTTTAGATTCAACGTCTAGAATACTAGATCCTGCAGTAGTAGGTCAGGAGCATTATGAAGTGGCAAGAGGAGTACAGGAAATATTGCAGCGCTATAAGGAGTTACAGGACATAATAGCCATACTTGGTATAGATGAGCTTTCTGATGAAGATAAACTGATAGTAGCAAGAGCTAGAAAGATTCAAAGGTTTTTATCTCAACCATTTACTGTTGCAGAGCAATTTACAGGAATGAAAGGGACCTATGTTCCAGTACATGAGACGGTAAGAGGTTTTAAGGAGATACTGGAAGGCAAACATGACCATATTCCAGAACAAGCCTTCTTTATGGTTGGAACCATTGATGATGCTTTAGAGAAAGCCAAAAAGTTGGGGGTATAA